A stretch of DNA from bacterium:
TCGGCCATGCCGCCAATGGCGAGGAGGCTCTCGAGTGCGTCCGCCGGCTCCGGCCCGACGTGGTTACGCTCGATTGCCATATGCCCGGTCTCAGCGGCGTCGAAACTCTGCGCCGCCTCCGCCGCGAATCGAACGTCCCGGTGGTACTGGTGAGCGGTGCACCGTCGCTGGTGGAGGATCTGGATCGTCACGCCGCTGAACTTGACGTGGTGGGGGTGGTGACCAAGACCTTCTCGGGCCGGTCCGTGGATCTCACTGTTTTTGCCGA
This window harbors:
- a CDS encoding response regulator encodes the protein MDDSPFARRLIHRLLEESGQFVVVGHAANGEEALECVRRLRPDVVTLDCHMPGLSGVETLRRLRRESNVPVVLVSGAPSLVEDLDRHAAELDVVGVVTKTFSGRSVDLTVFAESLCAHVRRAADRNIAQ